One segment of Rosa chinensis cultivar Old Blush chromosome 6, RchiOBHm-V2, whole genome shotgun sequence DNA contains the following:
- the LOC112171130 gene encoding uncharacterized protein LOC112171130: MVGSLDCMHWQWKNCPTSWQGHFTGYKGKPTIILEAVASYDAWIWHAYFGLPGSLNDINVLGMSPLFNEICTGETPRVSYHVGAREYGQCYYLVDGIYPKWGSFVKAIRNPITPEQAHFTKMQESYRKDVERAFGILQARFAIVRGPARGWDREDLQYIMMTYIILHNMIIDDEREEDEDSSIDLDDIPTRPRKAQIYERYEDDHEVERNRPELEEFMTRYQGVRCPIVHRVLQGYLVNHLWNIKLQAKRNRR, from the coding sequence ATGGTGGGAAGTCTCGATTGTATGCATTGGCAGTGGAAAAACTGCCCAACCTCATGGCAAGGGCACTTCACTGGTTATAAGGGAAAACCCACAATCATTCTGGAGGCAGTCGCATCATACGATGCTTGGATTTGGCACGCCTATTTCGGACTTCCAGGTTCCCTTAATGATATTAATGTACTTGGAATGTCTCCATTATTCAATGAAATATGCACAGGTGAGACTCCTCGAGTTTCGTACCATGTAGGTGCTAGAGAATATGGCCAATGCTACTACCTAGTCGATGGGATCTACCCTAAATGGGGATCTTTTGTGAAAGCAATTAGAAATCCAATTACGCCAGAGcaagctcattttacaaagatgCAGGAGTCATACAGAAAAGACGTGGAGAGGGCTTTTGGCATTCTGCAAGCTCGTTTTGCAATAGTAAGAGGACCCGCCCGTGGATGGGATAGAGAGGATCTCCAATACATCATGATGACCTACATTATTTTGCACAACATGATTATCGATGATGAgcgtgaagaagatgaagattcgTCTATTGACCTCGATGATATCCCCACCAGACCAAGGAAAGCACAAATATATGAgaggtatgaggatgatcatgAGGTTGAGCGCAACCGTCCTGAACTTGAGGAGTTCATGACCCGTTACCAAGGGGTTAGATGCCCAATTGTGCATAGAGTCCTTCAAGGATATTTGGTTAATCACCTCTGGAACATAAAGCTGCAAGCAAAGCGGAACCGCAGATGA
- the LOC112169930 gene encoding probable sphingolipid transporter spinster homolog 2 isoform X2 has product MIVSSIAPLQPSWFSPKKLLVVFCVINLINYVDRGAIASNGVNGSLGTCTEGGTCTSGTGIQGDFDLSNFEDGCLSSAFMVGLLVASPIFASLAKSVNPFRLIGVGLSVWTFAVVGCGLSFNFWSITICRMLVGVGEASFISLAAPFIDDNAPAAQVGSYTNWRFAFWGEAILMLPFAILGFVMKPLQLKGFMPAESKEVLTGMETGVSEVQDSGVSNGKDGLFPVEGDVKYSTIHKQNEVNFATKIKGQISRFTKDMKVLLIEKVYVVNVLGYIAYNFVIGAYSYWGPKAGYNIYHMTDADLIFGGITIVCGILGTVAGGFLLDFMTSSIPNAFKLLSAATFFGAIFCFTAFCFSNMYAFLALFAVGELLVFATQGPVNYICLHCVKPSMRPLAMAMSTVSIHLFGDVPSSPLVGVLEDCINNWRVTALILTSIFIPAAGIWFIGIFLPSVDRFNEESENQISTTERSSITPLLEGTKTETTESAAEP; this is encoded by the exons ATGATCGTTTCTTCAATCGCACCTCTTCAGCCTTCATGGTTTTCTCCCAAGAA GTTACTTGTTGtattttgtgtgattaacttgATAAATTATGTGGACCGAGGAGCAATTGCAAGCAATGGTGTGAATGGGAGTCTGGGAACTTGTACAGAGGGTGGTACGTGCACATCTGGCACCGGCATACA GGGGGATTTTGACTTGAGCAATTTTGAAGATGGATGCCTATCATCCGCTTTTATGGTTGGACTTCTGGTGGCTTCTCCGATTTTTGCTTCATTAGCAAAGAG TGTGAATCCATTTAGGCTCATTGGAGTTGGATTGTCAGTTTGGACTTTTGCTGTAGTTGGTTGTGGTCTTTCATTCAACTTCTGGTCCATTACCATCTGCCGCAT GCTAGTTGGTGTTGGCGAGGCTTCATTTATTAGTCTTGCAGCTCCGTTCATTGATGATAATGCCCCAGCTGCTCAG GTGGGAAGTTATACCAATTGGCGTTTTGCATTCTGGGGGGAGGCAATCCTGATGCTTCCGTTTGCTATTCTAGGGTTTGTCATGAAGCCTTTGCAGCTTAAAg GTTTTATGCCTGCTGAATCAAAAGAAGTGCTGACAGGGATGGAGACGGGTGTCTCAGAAGTTCAAG ATTCAGGCGTTTCGAATGGTAAAGATGGTTTGTTTCCAGTGGAGGGAGATGTCAAATATTCTACCATACATAAACAGAATGA GGTGAACTTTGCAACAAAAATAAAGGGTCAAATTTCAAGGTTTACAAAAGATATGAAGGTGCTTTTGATTGAGAAGGTTTATGTTGTTAATGTTCTAG GTTACATAGCGTACAACTTTGTAATTGGTGCGTACTCATATTGGGGGCCTAAGGCTGGTTATAATATATATCATATG ACTGATGCAGATTTGATATTTGGAGGTATTACAATTGTGTGTGGAATATTGGGTACCGTAGCAGGAGGCTTTCTTTTGGATTTCATGACCAGCAGTATCCCTAATGCTTTCAAG CTTCTTTCAGCAGCTACGTTTTTTGGGGCAATATTTTGCTTCACTGCCTTTTGCTTCTCAAACATGTATGCTTTCCTAGCTCTATTTGCAGTTGGCGAACTACTTGTCTTTGCAACTCAG GGTCCTGTAAATTACATTTGTCTGCACTGTGTTAAACCTAGTATGAGACCACTAGCTATGGCCATGTCTACTGTTTCTATTCATCTTTTTGGGGATGTGCCTTCCTCACCTCTTGTCGGAGTTCTCGAG GATTGCATCAACAATTGGAGGGTGACTGCTCTTATTCTAACATCTATATTCATTCCAGCGGCTGGTATATGGTTTATAG GAATTTTTCTGCCTAGTGTGGATAGATTTAATGAAGAAAGCGAGAATCAGATATCCACAACTGAAAGGTCAAGCATAACTCCTTTGCTTGAAGGGACGAAGACAGAAACGACTGAATCCGCTGCTGAACCATAA
- the LOC112169930 gene encoding probable sphingolipid transporter spinster homolog 2 isoform X1: MIVSSIAPLQPSWFSPKKLLVVFCVINLINYVDRGAIASNGVNGSLGTCTEGGTCTSGTGIQGDFDLSNFEDGCLSSAFMVGLLVASPIFASLAKSVNPFRLIGVGLSVWTFAVVGCGLSFNFWSITICRMLVGVGEASFISLAAPFIDDNAPAAQKTVWLAIFYMCIPSGYALGYVYGGLVGSYTNWRFAFWGEAILMLPFAILGFVMKPLQLKGFMPAESKEVLTGMETGVSEVQDSGVSNGKDGLFPVEGDVKYSTIHKQNEVNFATKIKGQISRFTKDMKVLLIEKVYVVNVLGYIAYNFVIGAYSYWGPKAGYNIYHMTDADLIFGGITIVCGILGTVAGGFLLDFMTSSIPNAFKLLSAATFFGAIFCFTAFCFSNMYAFLALFAVGELLVFATQGPVNYICLHCVKPSMRPLAMAMSTVSIHLFGDVPSSPLVGVLEDCINNWRVTALILTSIFIPAAGIWFIGIFLPSVDRFNEESENQISTTERSSITPLLEGTKTETTESAAEP; the protein is encoded by the exons ATGATCGTTTCTTCAATCGCACCTCTTCAGCCTTCATGGTTTTCTCCCAAGAA GTTACTTGTTGtattttgtgtgattaacttgATAAATTATGTGGACCGAGGAGCAATTGCAAGCAATGGTGTGAATGGGAGTCTGGGAACTTGTACAGAGGGTGGTACGTGCACATCTGGCACCGGCATACA GGGGGATTTTGACTTGAGCAATTTTGAAGATGGATGCCTATCATCCGCTTTTATGGTTGGACTTCTGGTGGCTTCTCCGATTTTTGCTTCATTAGCAAAGAG TGTGAATCCATTTAGGCTCATTGGAGTTGGATTGTCAGTTTGGACTTTTGCTGTAGTTGGTTGTGGTCTTTCATTCAACTTCTGGTCCATTACCATCTGCCGCAT GCTAGTTGGTGTTGGCGAGGCTTCATTTATTAGTCTTGCAGCTCCGTTCATTGATGATAATGCCCCAGCTGCTCAG AAAACTGTGTGGCTTGCAATATTCTATATGTGCATACCATCTGGATATGCACTTGGTTATGTATATGGTGGGTTG GTGGGAAGTTATACCAATTGGCGTTTTGCATTCTGGGGGGAGGCAATCCTGATGCTTCCGTTTGCTATTCTAGGGTTTGTCATGAAGCCTTTGCAGCTTAAAg GTTTTATGCCTGCTGAATCAAAAGAAGTGCTGACAGGGATGGAGACGGGTGTCTCAGAAGTTCAAG ATTCAGGCGTTTCGAATGGTAAAGATGGTTTGTTTCCAGTGGAGGGAGATGTCAAATATTCTACCATACATAAACAGAATGA GGTGAACTTTGCAACAAAAATAAAGGGTCAAATTTCAAGGTTTACAAAAGATATGAAGGTGCTTTTGATTGAGAAGGTTTATGTTGTTAATGTTCTAG GTTACATAGCGTACAACTTTGTAATTGGTGCGTACTCATATTGGGGGCCTAAGGCTGGTTATAATATATATCATATG ACTGATGCAGATTTGATATTTGGAGGTATTACAATTGTGTGTGGAATATTGGGTACCGTAGCAGGAGGCTTTCTTTTGGATTTCATGACCAGCAGTATCCCTAATGCTTTCAAG CTTCTTTCAGCAGCTACGTTTTTTGGGGCAATATTTTGCTTCACTGCCTTTTGCTTCTCAAACATGTATGCTTTCCTAGCTCTATTTGCAGTTGGCGAACTACTTGTCTTTGCAACTCAG GGTCCTGTAAATTACATTTGTCTGCACTGTGTTAAACCTAGTATGAGACCACTAGCTATGGCCATGTCTACTGTTTCTATTCATCTTTTTGGGGATGTGCCTTCCTCACCTCTTGTCGGAGTTCTCGAG GATTGCATCAACAATTGGAGGGTGACTGCTCTTATTCTAACATCTATATTCATTCCAGCGGCTGGTATATGGTTTATAG GAATTTTTCTGCCTAGTGTGGATAGATTTAATGAAGAAAGCGAGAATCAGATATCCACAACTGAAAGGTCAAGCATAACTCCTTTGCTTGAAGGGACGAAGACAGAAACGACTGAATCCGCTGCTGAACCATAA
- the LOC112169345 gene encoding monoacylglycerol lipase ABHD6, with product MFHHLKFPKCFSLTASIDWFYRHYFVNAGLRSVITDLGDGDDTNMHCWVPKIHKPFKPNIILIHGFGANAMWQYGEHIRHFTSHFNVYVPDLVFFGNSYTSSQERTDLFQATCVIKLMQAHRVEKTSVVGISYGGFVGYSIAVQCPEMVEKLVLCCAGVCMEEKDMENGLFNVSNLEEASSILLPQTPQKLKELMRYSFFKPAKAVPSFFLTDFINVMCTNYVDEKRELIGAILANRKLSNLPKITQPTLIIWGEQDQIFPLELGYRLKRHIGKHGQLVIIKKAGHAVNLEQHKEFIKHLKSFLCDLFWSPPPSPTWKDHFHDHINKVY from the exons ATGTTTCATCATCTCAAGTTTCCCAAATGCTTCAGTTTGACGGCTTCAATAGATTGGTTTTACCGCCATTATTTTGTCAATGCTGGTCTTCGGTCTGTGATAACTGATCTAGGTGATGGTGATGACACGAACATGCATTGTTGGGTGCCTAAGATTCATAAACCATTCAAACCCAACATCATCTTGATTCATGGGTTCGGAGCCAATGCAATGTGGCAGTACGGTGAGCACATTCGTCATTTCACCTCTCATTTTAACGTCTACGTGCCCGATCTTGTTTTCTTTGGAAACTCTTACACGTCCAGCCAAGAACGAACTGATTTGTTCCAGGCTACATGTGTAATTAAGTTGATGCAGGCCCATAGGGTTGAAAAGACAAGCGTTGTTGGGATAAGTTATGGTGGATTTGTGGGGTATAGTATAGCGGTGCAATGTCCGGAGATGGTAGAAAAGTTGGTATTGTGTTGTGCTGGAGTTTGCATGGAGGAGAAAGATATGGAAAATGGACTGTTTAATGTTTCTAATTTAGAGGAGGCTTCAAGTATTTTGTTACCACAAACACCTCAAAAATTGAAGGAACTAATGCGATATTCATTCTTCAAGCCTGCTAAGGCCGTCCCTTCTTTTTTCCTCACCGATTTTATTAAT GTAATGTGTACGAACTATGTTGACGAGAAGAGAGAGTTGATTGGGGCAATATTAGCGAACCGAAAACTGTCTAATTTACCCAAGATCACACAG CCCACATTAATAATATGGGGAGAGCAAGATCAAATATTCCCTTTGGAACTAGGTTACAGATTAAAAAG GCATATTGGGAAACACGGTCAACTAGTGATTATTAAAAAGGCTGGACATGCTGTGAACCTGGAACAACACAAGGAGTTTATAAAGCATTTAAAATCGTTTCTTTGTGACTTATTTTGGTCTCCTCCACCATCACCAACATGGAAAGATCACTTTCATGATCACATCAACAAAGTATATTGA
- the LOC112171131 gene encoding uncharacterized protein LOC112171131, with protein sequence MNRFRKLLMQEEEDAITRNRQRALVMQAASSHILRIQEEESQWGGSQPRRQYIARDREAMDRRLKALYFTSLCRFQGGVFRRRYRMRPHVFDQMMHDVANHDPYFVQTDDASGRVDLSTEQKLTCVMRMLAYGLPADMCDEFLDVAESIALEILSHFTRAIWNVYHDHYLR encoded by the coding sequence ATGAATAGGTTCCGGAAATTACTGatgcaagaggaagaagatgcaaTTACAAGAAATCGTCAAAGAGCCCTGGTGATGCAGGCAGCTTCCTCTCATATCTTGAGGATCCAAGAGGAAGAATCACAGTGGGGTGGTTCACAGCCTAGGCGCCAATACATCGCAAGAGATCGAGAAGCTATGGATCGACGACTGAAAGCTCTATACTTCACTTCGCTGTGTAGGTTCCAGGGCGGTGTATTTCGCAGAAGGTACAGAATGCGACCTCATGTGTTTGACCAAATGATGCATGATGTCGCCAACCACGATCCGTACTTCGTGCAAACTGATGATGCATCAGGCAGAGTTGATTTGTCTACCGAACAAAAGCTGACTTGTGTTATGAGGATGCTTGCTTACGGGCTTCCGGCCGACATGTGTGATGAGTTTCTAGACGTAGCTGAATCTATAGCTTTGGAGATCTTGTCGCACTTTACTAGAGCAATCTGGAATGTGTACCACGATCATTACCTTCGTTGA
- the LOC112169931 gene encoding multiple myeloma tumor-associated protein 2 homolog, whose protein sequence is MYHPTRGGVRGGRDQFSWDDVKVDKHRENYLGHSIKAPVGRWQKGKDLHWYNKDKKTWSAEMDAAKDEIKRIKEEEDQAMREALGLAPKRANRAQGNRLDKHEFSELVKRGSTAEDLGEGHAEAAHVHGLGFSRAPAPWDDSTSLQPTVKGGAPEMGDIPLPKLPPKEKVEEESEDESSRRKRRREERKHEKHERREKRDKHEKRHSSDERKHRKDKEKRRHA, encoded by the exons AGTTTAGTTGGGACGATGTTAAGGTCGACAAGCATCGTGAGAATTATCTTGGTCACAGTATCAAGGCCCCTGTTGGTCGATGGCAAAAAG GTAAGGATCTTCACTGGtataacaaagacaaaaaaacatGGAGTGCCGAAATGGATGCTGCAAAAGATGAGATTAAAAGAATCAAGGAGGAAGAGGATCAGGCTATGAGGGAGGCTCTTGGCTTAGCTCCTAAGCGTGCAAACCGAGCTCAAGGTAATCGGCTTGATAAGCATGAGTTCTCAGAACTTGTGAAGCGAGGTTCTACGGCAGAGGACTTGGGTGAAGGGCATGCTGAAGCAGCACACGTACATGGTCTTGGTTTTTCAAG AGCACCTGCCCCTTGGGATGATTCAACTTCTCTTCAACCTACAGTCAAGGGGGGTGCACCTGAAATGGGGGATATTCCTTTGCCTAAGCttccaccaaaagaaaaagttgaagaGGAGTCCGAGGATGAAAGCAGTCGAAGGAAAAGGAGGCGTGAGGAGAGGAAGCACGAGAAACATGAGAGGCGTGAGAAACGCGATAAGCATGAAAAACGGCATTCCTCAGATGAGAGAAAACATAGGAAAGACAAGGAGAAGAGGAGACATGCTTAG